GCAACAGTTGGAACATCAAAAGAGTCACTCACTTTTTTTAGCACATCAAGGTAGGCAAGTCCTGGTTTTACAATAATAATGTCCGCTCCTTGCTTCAAATCTTCAAAAACTTCGCCAGTAATGTCTTTGGTTCTTCTAAAGTCCATCTGATATGATTTTCTGTCGCCAAATTGTGGTGCTGAATCAGCTGCATCTCTAAAAGGACCATAAAATGCTGAAGAATATTTGACAGAATAAGCCATTATCGGTATATTTTCAAAATGATTTTGCTCCAAAACTTCTTTAATCTTTTCAATTCTTCCGTCCATCATATCTGATGGCGCTACAATATCAGCTCCAGCTTTTGCATAAGATAATGCAATTTTTCCAATAACTTCTATCGTTTCGTCGTTTTTCACATATCCGTTTTTATCCAAAATTCCACAATGACCGTGACTTGTGTACTCGCAGCAGCAAACATCACAAATTATCAAAAAATTGTCATAATTTTTTTTAATAAATTTTATTGCATTTTGAATGATGCCGTTTTCGTTGTAAGCCTGTGTTGCACATTCGTCTTTATGTTTTGGAATTCCAAAGAGCAAAATGGAATTTATTCCCAATTTTACAAGCTCATCTAACTCTTCTGAAACTCTGTCTATCGAATATCTGAAAATTCCTGGCATTGATGGAATTTCACTTTTGATATTTTCCCCTTCTTCAATAAAAATTGGATAAATCAAATCAGATTTTTCCAAATAAACATCTTTTACAAGATTTCTAATCATTTCGTTTTTTCTCAATTTTCTGTGTCTTTTAAACATTTTTTTCTCCATTTTTTAATTTTCTAAATTTTTAATTTTTTTAATTTTCAATTTTATTCAAAACTTTTTTTATTTCTTCTTTCATTGCTCGACTTCGTTTACAGTTTTTTCCATTTGTAGAAATTGAAATCTGAAACTCATCATTTTTTACAATTCCTGTAAACATTGCATTCATCGTAGTTTTTGAAGAAACATTGTTCACTAAAATATTATTTTTATCACAAATTAGTGCAATTTTTTCGTT
This genomic stretch from Leptotrichia sp. oral taxon 218 harbors:
- the hemB gene encoding porphobilinogen synthase gives rise to the protein MFKRHRKLRKNEMIRNLVKDVYLEKSDLIYPIFIEEGENIKSEIPSMPGIFRYSIDRVSEELDELVKLGINSILLFGIPKHKDECATQAYNENGIIQNAIKFIKKNYDNFLIICDVCCCEYTSHGHCGILDKNGYVKNDETIEVIGKIALSYAKAGADIVAPSDMMDGRIEKIKEVLEQNHFENIPIMAYSVKYSSAFYGPFRDAADSAPQFGDRKSYQMDFRRTKDITGEVFEDLKQGADIIIVKPGLAYLDVLKKVSDSFDVPTVAYSVSGEYSMTKAAAQNGWIDEEKVVMEQMFSMKRAGASAIITYYAKEVAKNLKQ